Proteins co-encoded in one Capsicum annuum cultivar UCD-10X-F1 chromosome 9, UCD10Xv1.1, whole genome shotgun sequence genomic window:
- the LOC124887089 gene encoding uncharacterized protein LOC124887089: MKLYHEKKIEKRIFKLGDLVLLYNLRFCFFPSKLKLRWTGPFTVVKVFPYGAIEVKRDGDVPFKVNQQRVKHYMENLKEVRVYAEIDLGDPQLQLDLRDHGLAEEFSPREKLEMHMADPNFDKKT, from the exons ATGAAGTTGTACCATGAAAAGAAGATCGAGAAAAGAATATTCAAACTCGGTGATTTAGTCTTGTTATACAATTTAAGATTTTGCTTCTTTCCTAGCAAGTTGAAATTAAGATGGACCGGACCTTTCACTGTGGTCAAGGTGTTCCCATATGGTGCTATTGAGGTAAAGCGTGATGGTGATGTCCCATTTAAAGTGAACCAGCAGCGAGTGAAACACTACATGGAAAACTTGAAAGAAGTTAGAGTTTATGCTGAGATAGACCTAGGAGAT CCGCAATTGCAGCTAGACCTGCGTGATCATGGCTTAGCAGAGGAGTTCAGCCCAAGGGAAAAATTGGAAATGCACATGGCTGAtcctaattttgacaaaaagacttAA